TATGTATAACTCACAGGCAGCCTCAGCAAATATCTATCAATGCCTTACTCGTAATCGATTTCATGACTGATCGTATAGACCCTTCTTACTAATACACATAACAGCAATAGTCGCCCCCTGGTACTCCGCAAACTCGTAGACTTCAAACCCAACTTTACTGAGCACCTTGCGACTCCCGATATTCTCACGCTGAGTTGCTGCAAATaacctctcctcccccctcctATTTCCATCCCCATTTGTATGTTCGACAGGAACCCTAGGTAGCCCCCACCAcgcctcaacaacccccctTACAGCCTCCGTCGCATACCCCTTCCCCCAGAAGTCCGGATGCAGCGCATACCCAACAGAAGGGGCAGGGGAGAGTGAGTTGATTCCGACCCCGCCGATGATAGTCCCCGGTGAGGACTTGGGCACgatgctgaagaagaaatgccGACTGTTTATAGCGCCGCTGCCGTCGGGCGTGTTGAATATTTTGGCTTTCATCCAGGATTTTGTTTCCGAGGGCGTGGAGTCTGGGGTTTTGGATCGGCTGGGCTGCTGTTAGAACTTTTTGCTTTGAattggagttggggttgggattggAGGGGGATCAGTACAGCCAGGCTGCGACATCGGGTCTTGagcggaagagaaagaacTTTGCTGCGTCTGAGTTTAGGGCTGGTTCGGAGTCTAAATTGAATggttggaggatgagattCTCTGTGTGAATTGGTTGGAGGTCTGCTGGTCTTGGGAGGATGACAGTGGTGGGCTGGGTTGGGTAGATTGGGGCCGGagggttggtggtgttgcggTTTGGTTCGTTGGCCATTGTGGTCGTGATGTAAAGAGGGTTTGGTATTACATACAGTGTAGGATGGTTTAAAGGTGTTTTATGCCAGACACTGTCCTTCTTAAGAACCCGTTATGAGTCACAATCACGATACGACACTCACCATATCAAGCTAATATCAAGCTAATATCAACGTTAGCGTGGGGGCGAGTTGGATATACTCCAAGGGCTGGTAGCAGGCTCGGTCCATCAGTGCAGACCAAATCTAACTGATGGTCGGCATAGATACCAGAAACTTGTGGATTAGTGAATGGACCATGGTCCGTTCAGAGTTTGTTTGTAACACTGACAACTTCCCAACCTCGCTCTTCACCATCTAACCTTCAACAACCAGGATTCTCCGATATGACGCACAAAGAGTTTTTCAACAACTTGGTCTGGCTCGGCAAGGTCATCAGGTTCAGGTACTCGGCGGACGTTTCCGGATGGAGGCTGGAAGCAAAATACTGCGACAAGAACGACCAGCTGACGGCAGAAGACTATAACATTGATACAGTCAACTACAGAAAGCCCAGTGCAGCGTATGGCACCTTCCGCTGTCGCAGCGTTAAGAACCCAGGTGATGTCGCTGTACTGAAGATCATCATGCAGTTCGTGTATGCGCTCGCTCAAGGacttaatataaactaaCCCTGCCAATCTCTATAGAATCCCCTACGCCGGTTCTGAATACGGGCTTCTCGCTGAGCGAGCAAGGCAGGCCACGGACATCCTCCCTAATAACGCCTGCCACGAGGTCGAGCCGCTACAGATCCTCACCAAGAACAAAAGCAAGGTGACGCCGGTTATCCGAGAGTTTGAAGTTCTGACACAGGATAATGAGGGACTAGTCCCTGGTGGCTTTCTCTATTATATTCTGATGGACCATGCACCCGGCATCCAGTTGGAACACGAGGCGTTCTGGACTCTTGACTATGGTGAGCGGGATAGAATCCGAGAGGCATTCCGTATAGCATGGGAGTATGTGATTTCCTCTGCACGCTCCCTAGTTGATGAGCTGACGGCGTGTCGGTAATAGAGAATGTCTACAGGCCGGGGTATATGCTGCGCAGAGCAGCCCATCACACTTGTTCTGGGATGCAGAATCATCTAAGATGTGAGTATGAGCGCTCTCCAATTTGCAACTACTAATTAGTTCGCTGGTGATTAGTTTCATCGCCGGATTCAGTCGCTCACGTCCTGCGGAACCAGACGACAAGTGGACGGACATCGAGTGGGTATCCTGGGGCCTTGCCGACTGTCCACCGACATACTTCTACGATCAAGAGGCGCTGGACCGTAGCGACAAGAGCGATTGGACTTTGTAACACTGGTTATTCCGGGGGTTTGAATCCTACCTAAGATCATCTTGTAACAGAGAGTAGTAGAGCGAGCGATGAGTCTTCACCCACGTAGCCCTCAGCTTGCCTGGCAGGTCAATTTGTCCCCAATGCTGTTTACAGCACCAAATCTTAGCAACTCAggatattaaaataaatcgACTCTATAGGGTGCATTAGAATACTCCCTGCAAGGTCCGTTCATGGCCCGCAAATAGTTGATGGGCTGCAGGGCTGTATTTGCGTCAGTGAGCGCAGTTGAGCACATTTGCGCGCATAAGCACTAATCtgtatttttaatatatatcacACTTCTGCTCCTTAGAATAGTCTCATCCAACCATGGACATGCCTGCTACTTTCTCAAACAGCACAAAAGTcaccctcttcttcagcgctTGGACAACAACCTCTGTTCCAGCGTACATTTTCActctgctcttcctcttcgccctcgccttcttgaACCGCTTCCTTGCTGCTCTCCGATTCCAGCTCGAGTATCACCAATCTGCTACCTCTATTTCGATCCTCCCTCCGCCTCAGTTCCGTCGCCGAACCATCCCCAAAGCACGGCTGAGTCCACTACCACAATATACCGCCATCCACAATGCTGAGGAGGAACATTTCCAGACACCTGAGAGCAGTACGCTAGCTCCAGATGATGAAAAACAATTCCGGTGCTGTCGAATGTGGAACTACTTATTTACACTTCTTCCCCAGTGGACCCCGAGTTCACCGTGGAGCTGGCGCGATGGCAGTCTAGCGCTGCTGGAAGGGGTGCGGGCGTTTATTGGATATATTCTGTGAGTTTCTATTCCTTGACTACAGGACTAAAACGTGGTCTAATATCAAACAGAATGCTCGCAGTCATGACATTTAATACTGGAGTTTTCTTTTCAATTATAGCGGGAATTGTTGTAGGAGAGACAGTGCTGGGTCGGTATATGCGACAGTCTGGAATATCGCACGAGAGAGCTTGCCACGATGGATAGAACAGAATATGCTGTTTTCACTCCTTGGTTTATTAATGTGCAGTTGTTCCTTAGCTTCACACAGGCGCCGTGAGTATATGACTGCAGGAACAGTGGCTGCTTGGCTGTCTCGACTCCGCCGGCAAATGTGGTGTACTTAGCATAGAATGGCTCGAGTTCAGGGACAATCTGACATCTGAAACGGTCAAAGAGCGCAAATATGCTCAGTGGCGCTTGgcagctccttctccggCGCGTAACAAAGATCCTTTATAGCTTTCATC
This sequence is a window from Aspergillus puulaauensis MK2 DNA, chromosome 6, nearly complete sequence. Protein-coding genes within it:
- a CDS encoding GNAT family N-acetyltransferase (COG:S;~EggNog:ENOG410PYJH;~InterPro:IPR000182,IPR016181;~PFAM:PF13302;~go_function: GO:0008080 - N-acetyltransferase activity [Evidence IEA]), which gives rise to MANEPNRNTTNPPAPIYPTQPTTVILPRPADLQPIHTENLILQPFNLDSEPALNSDAAKFFLFRSRPDVAAWLRSKTPDSTPSETKSWMKAKIFNTPDGSGAINSRHFFFSIVPKSSPGTIIGGVGINSLSPAPSVGYALHPDFWGKGYATEAVRGVVEAWWGLPRVPVEHTNGDGNRRGEERLFAATQRENIGSRKVLSKVGFEVYEFAEYQGATIAVMCISKKGLYDQS
- a CDS encoding uncharacterized protein (COG:S;~EggNog:ENOG410PZRK), with protein sequence MTHKEFFNNLVWLGKVIRFRYSADVSGWRLEAKYCDKNDQLTAEDYNIDTVNYRKPSAAYGTFRCRSVKNPGDVAVLKIIMQIPYAGSEYGLLAERARQATDILPNNACHEVEPLQILTKNKSKVTPVIREFEVLTQDNEGLVPGGFLYYILMDHAPGIQLEHEAFWTLDYGERDRIREAFRIAWEECLQAGVYAAQSSPSHLFWDAESSKIFIAGFSRSRPAEPDDKWTDIEWVSWGLADCPPTYFYDQEALDRSDKSDWTL
- the crmD gene encoding putative copper transporter crmD (COG:P;~EggNog:ENOG410PYH5;~InterPro:IPR007274;~PFAM:PF04145;~TransMembrane:1 (o25-45i);~go_component: GO:0016021 - integral component of membrane [Evidence IEA];~go_function: GO:0005375 - copper ion transmembrane transporter activity [Evidence IEA];~go_process: GO:0035434 - copper ion transmembrane transport [Evidence IEA]) encodes the protein MDMPATFSNSTKVTLFFSAWTTTSVPAYIFTLLFLFALAFLNRFLAALRFQLEYHQSATSISILPPPQFRRRTIPKARLSPLPQYTAIHNAEEEHFQTPESSTLAPDDEKQFRCCRMWNYLFTLLPQWTPSSPWSWRDGSLALLEGVRAFIGYIL